One genomic region from Rosa rugosa chromosome 1, drRosRugo1.1, whole genome shotgun sequence encodes:
- the LOC133724638 gene encoding disease resistance RPP13-like protein 4, translated as MSISEEQWDGVGPVTPQEKSQDQQKLSPEESFDKSEAMANIRRSYGDLRGTELKVCLLSFSIFPEGSEIRKRPLIYWWIGEGFITATKEKTAEEIGEDIFAKLLRKDLIQPAPGQSNCELLVKNCIVHPWIRRMLISLAREAKLFDFDPKWPMMPSDSISTCRRSCLVSKVDKSITQGDDQLKNLLTVFNVNVQYLDLKQEWLDKLKRVEVLHFGRWQSSPKYHIEVDQKTFDGSQAVSFLNGLGAQKHLKYLSLRGISRISELPASIRSLISLEILDLRACHDLERLPSDISSLKKLTHLDVSECYLLEGMPKGLHKLSSLQVLKGFLIGSQEKTPTKLGELATLKKLRRLSIHIGNGAAIQAGEFEKLKVMSSLRFLKVSWGVVSKNLTEIDDESSKFLFPENLEKLDLQGFSLPKAPEGLKPSKLKNLKKLYIRGGELQSLDLEENEPLWKVEILRLKYLEKFIKSEEEVKRIFPHLKYWTVDTENSSKAEG; from the coding sequence ATGTCAATTTCCGAGGAGCAGTGGGATGGAGTTGGACCAGTAACACCTCAGGAGAAGTCACAAGATCAGCAGAAACTTAGCCCGGAGGAAAGTTTTGATAAAAGTGAGGCCATGGCCAACATAAGGAGGAGTTATGGAGATCTTCGGGGCACGGAATTGAAGGTCTGTCTACTTTCTTTCTCAATCTTCCCTGAGGGTTCTGAGATAAGAAAGAGGCCTCTAATTTACTGGTGGATCGGCGAGGGCTTCATCACGGCTACCAAAGAGAAGACAGCAGAGGAGATAGGAGAAGACATCTTTGCAAAACTCTTGAGAAAGGACTTGATTCAACCAGCTCCAGGTCAGTCCAACTGTGAATTACTTGTCAAAAATTGTATTGTTCACCCTTGGATTCGTCGTATGTTGATCTCCTTGGCTAGAGAGGCTAAGCTGTTCGACTTCGATCCCAAATGGCCAATGATGCCATCTGATTCTATATCGACTTGTAGGCGTTCATGTTTAGTTTCTAAGGTGGATAAGTCAATAACTCAGGGTGATGATCAATTGAAAAATCTGTTGACAGTATTCAATGTAAACGTTCAATATCTTGATTTGAAACAAGAATGGCTCGACAAGTTGAAGAGGGTTGAAGTTCTTCACTTTGGACGGTGGCAGAGCTCCCCCAAATATCACATTGAAGTGGATCAGAAAACATTTGATGGTTCACAAGCTGTATCGTTTCTAAATGGTTTGGGAGCTCAGAAGCACTTGAAGTATCTTAGCCTCAGAGGAATATCGAGAATTAGCGAACTCCCTGCTTCTATTCGCAGTCTTATCAGCCTTGAAATTCTCGATCTGAGAGCATGCCATGACTTGGAGAGGTTGCCTTCAGACATCTCATCATTGAAGAAGCTCACGCATTTGGATGTATCAGAGTGTTACTTACTagaaggcatgcccaaagggcTTCACAAACTTTCTTCCCTGCAAGTACTTAAAGGTTTTCTGATAGGATCACAGGAAAAAACTCCCACCAAACTTGGTGAACTTGCGACATTGAAGAAGCTAAGGAGGCTCAGCATACACATTGGGAATGGGGCTGCAATTCAAGCAGGGGAGTTTGAAAAGTTGAAAGTTATGTCATCTCTTCGCTTCCTGAAAGTATCATGGGGAGTGGTTTCTAAAAATTTAACAGAGATTGATGATGAGTCCTCGAAATTCTTGTTTCCAGAGAATTTAGAAAAATTGGATCTTCAAGGGTTTTCTCTACCAAAGGCACCAGAAGGGTTGAAGCCTAGCAAACTGAAAAATTTAAAGAAGCTCTATATAAGGGGTGGGGAGCTTCAGAGCTTGGATCTTGAGGAAAATGAGCCGCTGTGGAAAGTGGAAATCTTGCGTCTCAAGTACTTGGAGAAGTTCATAAAATcagaagaagaagtgaagagAATTTTTCCTCATCTGAAGTACTGGACAGTGGATACAGAGAACTCCAGTAAAGCTGAAGGCTAG